In Syntrophorhabdaceae bacterium, the genomic window AAGGCGAGTTTTGGTGATTGTTTATTTGCTCTTAACGCTATCGCACGTAACCAATGGTACTTGTCGTTCAGTTTGGACATAACCTCTATAAACACTTCCGATTGCGTCGCACTGTAAATAGTGTTATGGAATTTAGCATGGTATTCCAGCATTTTGTGGATGTTATCTTCCAGGGCACACGCTTCCGAATTTTCAATATTGTGCTTCAACTCTTCTATGAGAGCAGTGGTGATATTCTGCAGAATCATAGGAACAGCGAATGCTTCAAGCACCCCCCGTATAGACAGATACTGGTTTACCTCTTGCGAGGTTAGTTTTCTAACAACGTATCCTTCGCGGCCCTTGCATTGAACCAATCTCTCGTGCTCCAACATTAACAGGGCTTCTCTCACTGGCGTACGTCCCATTCCAAGCTCTGCCGCTATCTGTTTATCGGACAGCTTCTCGCCCGGCATTGATTCATAAAAAATGATTTTCTTCTTTATCTCCTCATGGGCTTTATGCCTCATCGTGTTTTTATCCATCCTCAGCCCCCTTCGGTATGCTAAATTAATATATCTAATAATATATTATAAAATACAACTTGTGCGCTATCCCTAAAAATTATTTGTGATTTTAGGTGAAACAAGAACATTTTTAATTATTGTAAATATGATGGATAATGATGTCAAGGGATTTGCATAAGTCAAGCGTGCTCGGGGAAACACCCCTTCTTGTATGAGGTAATGCGCCGGAGAAGGGGTCCCCGGGGCCTCCGTTTGAAGCTGCGGAGGTTCGCATGGCATACCATAGATAGAATAGGGAGGCTGTGGAGAATTCGTACAATATCACGGCCCTCTCCTGACGGGAAGCCGTACCTGCGGACAATGGCTTCAATATAATTCTCGTTTGGATAGGAGAATCGTGCAAAATCTCCTTGTGCAATGTGGGGCAATTTGTACATCATGAAAAACATTGACTTTGCGGGTAGACGCGTTCATAATGGAAAGGTTGGATCGACATCGTGTTTTTATAAGGAGGGACGCCACGTGACAAAGGCACAGCTCATTAAATTTGTTCACGACAAAAAGGTGAAGTTTGTCAAATTATGGTTTACCGATATACTGGGCTTCGCAAAGAGTTTTGCCATTACCATCGACGAGCTCGAAAACGCCCTCGATGAAGGCATGGGGTTTGACGGTTCTTCGATTCAGGGCTTTGCCAGAATAGATGAAAGCGATATGATCGCAATGCCCGATGTTTCCACCTTTGCAATACTTCCCTACAGGCCAAAGGACAGCGCGGTTGTGGCGAGGATGTTCTGTGACATATATGAACCCAACGGCACGCCGTATAAGGGCGACCCGCGATATGTGCTGAAGAGGAACCTGAAGGTCGCAGAGGACATGGGTTTCGACACCTTTTACGTCGGGCCCGAGCTGGAGTATTTCTACTTTAAATCCGACAAAGAACCCGAAACCCTTGACCTAGGAGGATATTTCGACATCACAACGCTGGACGAGGCGACGGACTTGAGACGGGACACGATACTCACGCTTGAAGAGATGGGGATAAAGGTGGAATACAGTCACCACGAGGTTGCCCCGTCCCAGCACGAGATTGACCTCCGTTATTGCAACGCCCTGGGAATGGCCGACAACACGATCACCTACCGGATAGTGGTCAAGGAGGTTGCGAGAAAATACGGCGTATACGCGACGTTCATGCCCAAACCGATCTTCGGGGAAAACGGAAGCGGAATGCACGTTCACCAGTCACTCTTCAGGGGAAAGAAAAACGCATTTTTTGACCCCAAAGACAGGTATTTCCTCTCAGACATTGCCAAATGGTACATAGCCGGTCTCCTTAAGCACGCGAAAGAGCTCACCCTCGTAACGAGCCAGTGGGTAAATTCCTACAAAAGGCTTGTCCCGGGCTACGAAGCGCCGGTATATATCTCGTGGGCACAGCGCAACCGGTCGACCCTCGTACGGGTCCCCCTCTACAAGCCCGGCAAGGAAAAGGCCACCAGGGCGGAATATCGGAGCCCCGATCCCGCATGTAACCCCTATCTCGCTTTTTCCTGCATGTTGCGGGCGGGTCTCGAAGGGATCAAGCACAGATATCCTTTGCCAAAGCCGATCGAGGAAGATGTGTATGAAATGTCACAGGAAAGAAGAAAGGAATTGAAGATCGAATCTCTCCCGGGAAGCCTCTATGAAGCCATAGAAGCTGCCGAGAACAGCAAGCTCATACGGGACGCCCTTGGAGACCACGTCTTTGAAAAGCTTATAGAGAATAAAAAGATCGAATGGGACAGGTTCAGGACCCATGTTTCGAAGTACGAGGTGGAGACATATCTGCCCATATTATAAAACAGGTAAAAAACAACAGAAGGGAACATGCGCCCGCGCGCTGCGCGACCTTTTACGCCCGTTGATCGGCGCATGTTGTTTGAGAAGGAGCAACGATGATAGTGAGAAACTTTAACGACCCCGAGGTACTGCAGACCACCTACATAGCGCACCGTGGCGCCATGGCGAGAATGGTTATGACCAGCGAATTTCTTCAAGGTATAGAATTCCTCGCTTATGCCATTCTCCCGCCAGGCAACACCATCGAGGAACACATAGACCCCCTGGAGGAGATATACCTGATCTTTAAGGGAGGAGGAATCATGCAGGTGGGAAACGAAAAGAGAGAGGTAAAAGAGGGTGACGCCGTCTGGATCCCTACCGGTGAACCGCACAGCCTCGAGAACACGAAGGGGGAGGAGACCTTCGTGCTTGTAATCGCGGC contains:
- a CDS encoding GntR family transcriptional regulator, with product MDKNTMRHKAHEEIKKKIIFYESMPGEKLSDKQIAAELGMGRTPVREALLMLEHERLVQCKGREGYVVRKLTSQEVNQYLSIRGVLEAFAVPMILQNITTALIEELKHNIENSEACALEDNIHKMLEYHAKFHNTIYSATQSEVFIEVMSKLNDKYHWLRAIALRANKQSPKLALKDHKRMVAALQEKNPKELRKVFKLHLRHTLEKYNSVAALFQ
- a CDS encoding glutamine synthetase family protein, whose translation is MTKAQLIKFVHDKKVKFVKLWFTDILGFAKSFAITIDELENALDEGMGFDGSSIQGFARIDESDMIAMPDVSTFAILPYRPKDSAVVARMFCDIYEPNGTPYKGDPRYVLKRNLKVAEDMGFDTFYVGPELEYFYFKSDKEPETLDLGGYFDITTLDEATDLRRDTILTLEEMGIKVEYSHHEVAPSQHEIDLRYCNALGMADNTITYRIVVKEVARKYGVYATFMPKPIFGENGSGMHVHQSLFRGKKNAFFDPKDRYFLSDIAKWYIAGLLKHAKELTLVTSQWVNSYKRLVPGYEAPVYISWAQRNRSTLVRVPLYKPGKEKATRAEYRSPDPACNPYLAFSCMLRAGLEGIKHRYPLPKPIEEDVYEMSQERRKELKIESLPGSLYEAIEAAENSKLIRDALGDHVFEKLIENKKIEWDRFRTHVSKYEVETYLPIL
- a CDS encoding cupin domain-containing protein, with protein sequence MIVRNFNDPEVLQTTYIAHRGAMARMVMTSEFLQGIEFLAYAILPPGNTIEEHIDPLEEIYLIFKGGGIMQVGNEKREVKEGDAVWIPTGEPHSLENTKGEETFVLVIAAYP